The genomic interval GGCGGCCGCGCCCGGCCAGTACGGTCCTCCACCGCCCCTGACCCCGCAGACGGCGGCACAGCCGCCCCAGGGCCCGGCACAGGGTGCCCCGGCGGCCGCTCCGGCTCCGGTCGCGGACGCGATCCCGGCCGCGCCCGCACCCGCGCAGCCCTCCTCCCCCGCACCCGCCGCCGACCTGACCAAGCCCGAGGACGCCCGATGAGTACGCCCCAGCCCCCGATGCCGCAGGCAGCCGCGCCCAACTGGCAGGCGGCGCCCGGTCCTTCGTACGGCGGGTACACCTCGCCGATCCCGGTGGTGCGCACGCATCTCGGGCACGCGCTCGCCTCCGAGTGGACGAAGATCAAGTCGGTGCGCTCGACGATCTGGACGCTCGGCGTGTTCGTGGTCCTCGTCGTCGGCATCGGCCTGCTCGCCGCCGTCGTGGTCAGCGACTCCTCCTCGGAGCTGAACGGCGAGAACCCGCTGTCCTACGGCTTCTTCGGGCTGCTGCTCGGCTGCATGTGCATCATCACGCTCGGCGTGCTGACCACGGCCTCGGAGTACGGCACCGGCATGATCCGCACGACGATGACCGCGTGCCCCAGCCGGGGCCGGGTCCTCGCGGCGAAGTCGATCGTGTTCTTCGGGGTCGCCTTCGTGGTCACGCTGGTGGCGTCGGCGTTCATCGCCTTCGTGGACGCCGCGCTGCTGGAGAACAACGGCGCCAAGGACCCGTCCGCCGGCGAGTGGCTCAAGGGGACGGTCGGCGTCTCGCTCTACATCGCGCTGCTCGGGCTGCTCTCGCTGATCGTCGGCTCGATCATCCGGCACTCGGCGGGCGCGATCACCGTCATGATCGGCGCGGTGCTCGCCCCGCTGGTCGTCGCGCTGTTCATGTTCTCGCAGTCGCTGGAGGGCGTGCGCCAGGCGCTGTTCGAGTACTCGATCCCGAACCAGATGAGCGTCTTCTACTCCAACTCCCTGACGGAGAGCGGCCCTTCGGGCTGGGACCCGCTGTGGATCATCGTGGGCGTGACGGCCGTGGCGTTCGCGGGCGCGGTCGCGCTGCTGGAGAAGCGGGACGTGTAGACCGTAGGGCCCTCAGAACCTCGGCGCGTTCCTGGACCGCTGCACCCGTGTGGTGCGGCGGTCCTTCGCGTTCCAGCAGGCCTTGTGCCAGTGGCGGCGGTCGTCGACGCCCGCGTGCTCCGGCCAGGCCACGACGTGCGGGACGCCGGAGGGGATCTGCTGGTCGCAGCCGGGGCAGCGGTACGTCTTGCCCTGCGCGCTCGCCCCGGCGACGTGGCGCACGCTCCACTCCTCGCCCTGCCAGTGCTCGGCGGACTGCCAGCCGCCGTAGCGGCCCGACCGCTCGTCGTCGGCACTCTGGCCGGAGGAACCGGACTCCTTGGGTCGGTTGCGACGCGGGGACACAGAACACCTCACGGGGCTATACAGGAGGCAAGGGCTATGTCCAGCCTACGTGGCGCGGACAGGGGTACGCGAAGGGCATCAACCACCACAAGTCCCCCTCGGGACCGCGCATTCTGCAGACAATCCGCAAATCTCTTTGCCAGGCCGTGTCCTCGGCACGTGTCGGACGGTTATGCCCGGTGGGGGAGCTCCGTGTCGGAGCCAAGGAAGCAGGAAAAGCCATGCGCGTCGGAAGTTTTGTGTTGGCGGCCCAGTTCCCGGGGCAGGGCCAGGGGGAGGCCCTGCACCGCGCGGTCCGCTCGGTGGAGGTCGCGGAGGAGGCCGGTCTCGACACGGCCTGGCTGGCCGAGCACCATTTCGTGCCCTACGGCACCTGCCCGTCCGCGGTCACCCTGGCCGCGTTGCTGCTGGGCCGCACCCGGCGCATCCGCGTCGGCACCGCGGTCAGCGTGCTGCCCACCGTGCACCCGGTCGCCCTCGGCGAACAGGCCGCGCTGCTGCACGTGACGAGCGGGGGGCGCTTCTCGCTGGGCGTGGGGCGCGGCGGGCCGTGGGTCGACCTGGAGGTGTTCGGCTCGGGTCTCGCCGCGTACGAACAGGGGTTCCCGGAATCACTCGATCTACTGATGAGCTGGCTGCGCGAGCCGTCGGTCGCGGGCACCGGGGACCGCTTCGCGTTCCGTGAAGTGCCCGTCGTACCCAGGCCGTCGGAGGCGCTGTCGGACGCGCCGGGCCCCGAGGTCGTCGTCGCCTGCACCTCCCCCGCGAGCGTGCGGCTGGCGGCCGAGCGGGGCCTGCCGATGCTGCTGGGCATGCATGTCGGGGACGAGGAGAAGGCCGAAATGGTCGCCCTGTGGCGGCAGTTGGCGCGGACTGCGGGTCGCCCGGCGGAGGAGATCCGCGGGGCGGCCCATGTGTCGGCCGGCGTCTGCCAGATCGCGGACAAGCGTGCCGACGCGGTGGAGGCCCTGGTGAAGGCGATGCCGGGCTGGCTGAAGCAGGGGCTCGACGCCCATGTGACGGTGGACGACCGCGAGCGCCGGATGCGCGACCCGCTCGCGTACACCGAACTCCTCTGCGGGCTGCACCCGGTGGGCACCCCGCGGCTGTGCGCCGACCGGCTCGCGGCGACCTCGGAGCGGACCGGCATCTCCCGCTTCGCGCTGCTCGTCGAGGGGTCCGGGGACCTCGCGGCGACCGAGGAGAACGTACGGCGGCTCGGAGCCGAGGTGCTCCCTCACCTCGGCTGAGCGAACCGCGCTGGACGATCCGCGGGGAGCTTGCCGCCCCGTACAGAGCACCTCCCGCGTACGGAGCGGCAAGCAGTGCAGCACCCGCCGCGTCAGCAGTCCCTGAACTCCGGGGACTGGTTCAGCAGTTGGCTGCGCACCGAGGTGAAGCGGGCCAGCTTCTCGTCGACCGAGCCGTCCAGCGGGAACACCGCCACCCGGTGGCAGTTCTGGAAGGCAAGGCGTACACCGAAGTGCCGCTGCAGCGCGCCGCGTATCGCGTCACTCGCGAGCGCACGCAGCAACTGACCGCGTGCCCGCTCGTCCGGCGGCGGCGTCTGGTTGTCGGCGAACGCACCGCCGTCGACCTTCAGCTGAGCCACCAGGGAGCTGATCATCTCCCATGCGTAAGGCAGGGAGGTCCGGACGCAGTCGACGAATTCAGCTTCGTCGACCTCGCCTCGCTCGGCCTTTTCGAGTAGGGCCGGTGAGACGTCGAGCGACATGGGTTCTCCTCTCGCACCCCCAACTCGCGGGGGTTGCCGGACAGGTAAGGGAGTTCGCGATGACGAACACGCTGCGTACATGTCTCGCGACCTCCCGCTTATACGGTAGGCAACGGAGGAGGGCGGCACCAGGAGAATGCGTACATAGGGAACTCTCAATGGGCCCACAATCGGCCAAGAATGAACAACGGGCGTCACGGGTCTTCCAGGACAACAGGGGCGGCCCGCAGGGCCTCGGTTGAGGGTGGTGGTGGGAGACGGGTGGGCGAATCGCGTGCACCCACGCCCGTCGAGTAGCGTTGCCGACCATGCGTCTCGTCATTGCCCGGTGTTCCGTGGACTACGCGGGCCGGCTCACCGCCCACCTCCCCTCCGCCCCCCGTCTCATCCTGGTGAAGGCGGACGGCAGCGTCTCGATCCACGCGGACGACCGGGCCTACAAGCCCCTCAACTGGATGTCTCCGCCCTGCACGCTGAAGGAGGGTTCGGGGGACCCTGAAGATCCCGCGGGCGTCTGGACCGTCATCAACAAGGCGGGCGAGAAGCTCATCATCACGATGGAGGAGATCCTCCACGACTCCTCGCACGAACTCGGCGTGGACCCCGGCCTGATCAAGGACGGCGTGGAAGCGCACCTCCAGGAGCTGCTCGCCGACCGTATCGACACCCTCGGCGAGGGCTACACGCTGATCCGCCGCGAGTACATGACGGCCATCGGACCGGTCGACATCCTGTGCCGGGACGCCGAGGGCCAGACCGTCGCGATCGAGATCAAGCGGCGCGGCGAGATCGACGGCGTGGAGCAACTCACGCGCTACCTGGAGCTGTTGAACCGCGATCCCCACCTGGCCCCGGTCCGCGGCATCTTCGCCGCCCAGGAGATCAAGCCGCAGGCCCGCGTCCTCGCCACCGACCGCGGCATCGGCTGCACGGTCCTCGACTACAACGCCCTGCGCGGCATCGAGGACGACAAACTGCGCCTCTTCTGAGCCTGTTCCGAACAGCCGCCGCCAGACACCGACTTCACCACGACGAAAAGGGCCGGTTCCGATCATCGGAGCCGGCCCTTTCATGTCGTACGGGACTGCCGTACGGGAGTCAGATCACGGCACCCGCACTACTCGACGTGTCCGCGCCGCCGCTCCCGGGCGCGACCGAACTGGCCGTCTCGACGGGGGCACTTGAGGCTGCGCCGCTTGCCGAGGTGTCGGCGGACGGGTTCGTGGTGCCGTCGGTCGGCGTGGCGGACGAGGACGAACCGCCGCTCGGCGTCGCGGACGAAGAGGAACCACCCGACGGTGGCGCGGACGAGGAGGAACCACCCGACGGGGTGGACGGCGAGGACGGTGGCTTGCTGGTCGGCGAAGTCGACTTGGTCGGCGACGGCGTGTGCGACCCGTTCCCCGACCCGCTCGTCCCGCTCGGCTTGTCCGAAGGCGTCCCGCCACCGTTCGTCGGTGTCGGATCGTCCGACGTCCCGTAGGTCCCGTCCGGGCCCGGGTCGGTGGGCCGACTGGTCACCGTGCCCGTGTCGTTCTTGTCGCCGTTCTTCGCCTTGTCGGCGCCGAGGCTGTCGTCGTCGCTGCCCTGGCTGGCCGACGGGTTGACGCCGACCTTGTCGGACGGGTTGTCGGCGTTGTTGTTGGACGTGGCGCCGAGGGTGACGACCGTGCCGAGGACGGCGGCGAGCAGGACGCCCGCGCCGGCCGCGACGAGGTTGCGCCGGGCGTAGCCGCGCAGGCCGCCCCGGGCCTTGTTGTGCGGCTTCGGGGGCGAGGGCTGGTGTGCGACGAGGGTGTAGGAGGTGTCGCCGGGCAGTTGGAGCGGCGGGAAGGGCGTCGGTGTGCCGCCGGGCGGCGAGGCCGACTCCTCGTAGCGCGCGTCCGGTACTTCCTCACCCGCCGTGGAACCGAGGCCGAGCGCGACGCCGGAGCGGTCGGCGACCAGCGCGAGGGCCCGGCGGCCCGCTACCGCGCCGCGCTTGTCGGCGGCCTCGCCGCGCAGGGCGATGGACGACTCCAGTTCGGCACGGGCCCGGTCGAGGTCGCCCTCGCAGAGCGCGAGGACACCCAACTCGTGCTGGAAATAGGCCTGTTCACCCACATCGCCGGCGAGCTGCGCGGCCTCGATGCCGGAGCGCAGCACGCGCTCCCAGTCGCTCCAGTGCAGTCCGGCGGCGAACGCGGGCGCCGCCGTGCGGGCCAGGTGGACGGTGGTGCTCTCCTCGCCGTCGCCGGGCGGTGTCGTCGCCGGCAGGAGGGCGACGAGCGCGGCGAGCAGGGCGTCCGCCTCGGCGCACACGCGCTCGGGTGTGACCGAGGGGTGCCCGGCCCACCAGGAGTAGTGCAGGGCGGCGATGAGGGCGCCGGACGCGACGTCGTCGCCGTATCCGGCGGCCTCCAGCTGGGTCTGGACGCCGGTGGCGAGCCGGTAGCGGGAGCCGACCGGGGAGACCAGTCCGCAGCCCGCGAGTTCACCGAGGGCGGCGTCGGCATGGGTGTCGCCGACGAGCGCGGGCAGATGCGCCTGGTGCGGCACCTCACCGCCGAGCGCGACGGCGAAGCGCAGGGTGGCCCGCGCCGAGGTGCTGAGCCGGGAGGCGAGCAGCGGGGCGGGCGCGGCGGCCTCGCCGAGGGACGGCAGCGGTACGGCGTCGGCCTCGTCCGGGTCGAGGGGCGGGGTGTCGAAGGGCGCGTCGGCCGGGGTCGCGTCCTGGAAGACGCCGAACTCCTCGACGGCGCTGGTGCCGACGCGCAGTTGGTCGCGCTGGCGGAGCAGGGCGCCGGCCTGGACGAAGCGCAGGGGCAGGCCCTCGGACTCGAAGTAGAGGTCGCCCGCCCAGTTCGCCTCCTCCTCGGTGAGGACGCGGCCCACGGCACGCTCCAGGACCTCCACGGCACCGGGCCGCCCGAGGCCGCCGAGGAAGACCTCCTCGATGGCGGAGTCCGCGGACGGCGCCGGGATCTCCGGGGTCGCGGCGATCAGGAAGGCGCACTCGGGCGTCGCGTCGAGGAGTTCGTCGAGGGCTGCGGCGCCGAACTCGATGTCGTCCAGGACGACGACCGCACCGATCTCCCGCGTCAGCGCGAGGAGTTCCTCCCGGCCGGGCCGGTGCAGGGGTGCGTCGTAGACGGCGTGGAAGAGGTCGTGGAGGAGGTCGCCGGCGGTGCGGTGGAAGCCGGTGAGGCGGATCACGCCGTCGGGGGCCAGGTCCAGGCAGTCCTCGGCGACGAGGTCGAGCAGGCTGGTGCGGCCGGAGCCCGAGGGGCCGGTGAGGCGTACGGAACGGCCGCGGGCGAGCAGCCGTACGAGACGCTCGCGCTCCTCCTGGCGCTCCAGGAGCGGCAGTTCGGGGCGGTTCAGGCCGGGCGGGACCGGTGGTCTGGCGGCTCGGGCCGCCTCGGCGCGCTCGGCGGCGGCGAACTTCGCGGGCCGGCCGGGCCGCTGTCCGGGCGGGCAGACCTCGATCTCGCTGCCGTCGACGGGGTTGACGGTGAGCAGGAGGTCGCCGGTGACCAACTGCACGGTGCGGGCGAGTGCGGGTGTGTGCTGGCCGAAGTCAGGTGTGAGGGGTTCCCGGAGCGGCCGCTGACGCGACGACGTGTCGTCGCCGTCATGGCCGTACTCCTCGGGTCCCCGGTCGATCGGGTCCATAGGTCCAAGCCCCCCAAAAGCGTCGTGTGCGGGTCGACAGGACCCAGGCCCCTCCCGGCCTTGTGCACACCGCGCTGTCGCTTCTGGTCCGGGCCCGCTCGAAGGGTGGTGAGGCAGCGGGCAACCGAACCGTAAACCTTCGCACAGTATCTACGACAGGCCGGGGTACCGCGCGGTGCGAGACGTCACAGTCTCATGAGGATTGCGCGCGGCCGACGTCGGACCTTGGGATCAGACCCTGGGAAGCGACTCCACCCCGATCCCGCCCTCGATGGCGAGGATGCGGTGCAGCCGGGTGGCCACGAGCAGGCGCTGCATCTGCGGCGGTACGCGGCGCAGCACCAGGCGCCGGCCGCAGCGGCCGGCCCGTCGGTGGGCTCCCATGATGACGCCGAGGCCGGTGGCGTCCCAGGAGTCGAGCTCGGACAGGTCCAGCACCAGATCGCCGACTCCGTCGTCGACGGCCGAGTGCAGGACCGTACGGGCGTCCGCCGCGCTGCGGACGTCGAGGCGGCCCCCGACGACCAGCTCGACGTGGTCGCCCCTGATGTACATATGCGCTCCCCGTGAGTGCGGTGGCGTTCTCCGTGATGTAGGTGATGCAACCTCTGACTGCGTGAAGTGCCACGAGGTTGCCGTCTGTGAGCGAACCGATACCGAATTCACCCCTGCGTGTGATGGGGCAGGGGCGTGTGCGGTCTCAGTGCTTGTAGAAGCCCTGCCCGCTCTTGCGTCCGATGTCACCGGCGTCCACCATTCGGCGCATCAGCTCCGGCGGGGCGAACTTCTCGTCCTGCGACTCGGTGTAGATGTTGCTCGTCGCGTGCAGCAGGATGTCGACGCCGGTGAGGTCCGCGGTGGCCAGCGGGCCCATCGCGTGGCCGAAGCCCAGCTTGCAGGCGAGGTCGATGTCCTCGGCGGTGGCGACGCCCGACTCGTACAGCTTCGCCGCCTCGACGACGAGCGCCGAGATGAGACGGGTCGTCACGAACCCGGCCACGTCACGGTTGACGACGATGCAGGTCTTGCCGACGGATTCGGCGAACTCCCTTGCGGTGGCGAGGGTTTCGTCGCTCGTCTTGTATCCGCGCACCAGCTCGCACAGCCCCATCATCGGGACCGGTGAGAAGAAGTGCGTTCCTACGACGCGCTCCGGACGCTCCGTCACGGCCGCGATCTTCGTGATCGGGATGGCGGAGGTGTTGGAGGCGAGGACGGCGTCCTCGCGCACGATCTTGTCCAGCGCGCGGAAGATCTCGTGCTTGATTTCGAGCTTCTCGAAGACGGCTTCGACGACGATGTCCGCGTCGGCGACGGCGTCGAGATCGGTGGTCGCGGTGATGCGCCCAAGAGCCGCGTCGGCGTCGTGCGCCTCCAGCTTGCCCTTGCTCACGAACTTGTCGTACGAGGCCTTGATGCCGTCGGTTCCACGCTTCAGGGCTTCGTCGGTGACATCGCGCAGGACGACGTCCCAGCCCGCCTGGGCGGAGACCTGGGCGATACCGGAACCCATGAGTCCGGCGCCGATGACGGCAAGCTTCCGTGCCACTGTGCGACTCCCCTTTGAAACGCTTACAGCGTGTATCCGTATGCCTCTCGGCGGACACTAGCGAAGGTGCGGCGCTGTGTGACCGGTAAGTAACGCGCGTCACGTCTCATCTGACGGACATCACACCGCCACGGGTCATTCGACCCCCCGTACGGCCTAGTTGAGCACCGGTCGACCCTGACTACGCTGGCCGTATGGTCAATCTGACGCGCATCTACACCAGGACCGGCGACCAGGGCACCACCGCCCTCGGCGACATGAGCCGGGTCGCCAAGACCGACGTCCGCATCTCGGCTTACGCCGACACGAACGAGGCGAACGCGGCGATCGGCACGGCCATCGCCCTCGGCGCCCTCCCCGAGGACATCGTCAAGGTCCTCACCCGCGTCCAGAACGACCTCTTCGACGTGGGCGCGGACCTGTGCACACCGGTGGTCGAGAACCCGGAGTTCCCGCCCCTGCGCGTCGAGCAGTTCTACATCGACAAGTTGGAGTCGGACTGCGACCACTTCAACGAGCAGCTGGAGAAACTCCGCTCCTTCATCCTCCCCGGCGGCACCCCGGGCGCGGCCCTCCTCCACCAGGCCTGCACGGTCGCACGCCGGGCGGAGCGGTCGACATGGTCGGCCCTGGAGGCCCATGCCGAGGTGATGAACCCCCTGACGGCGACCTACCTGAACCGCCTGTCGGACCTCCTCTTCATCCTGGCCCGCACGGCCAACAAGGAGGCGGGGGACGTCCTTTGGGTACCGGGCGGGGAGCGCTGACCGGCGGTCAGCGGCGGCGGTAGACGTCCCGGCGGGGGCGGTGGCGGTGAACTCGAAGGCGTACGTCACATCCCGTCCGGCGCCGGCCTGCCGAAGATGTCCGCGAGTAAGTCCGCGAGGGTGGCGCGCTCCTCGGCGAGAGTCCGCAGGGCCGTCCGCGTGAGCACTTCGTCCGCCGCCTCCTCCAGCGCGTCGCAGTCGGACATGGGCACGATCGCGGCCACCGCGATGCCGCCGCGCGTGATGACGGTCGGCTCCCCGTCGTCATGCGGTCGAGGAGTCGCGTCAGGTCGGCCCGCGAGATGAAAGTCGCACGTCAGTCGGTTGCCGACCGAGGCGGGACCGCACAGCCGGGTCCAAGTGGCTTTGCCGGGGCGTGAATTGGGGTTTAGCACACGCATACCAAAGTGGTCCAGACCTATTGACCCGTGGTCCAGACCTTTCTATTCTCGCGGCACCGCGGGTGCGAAGGCTCAGTCGCGCCCCGGCATCCCCGAGATACCCCCGACACCCCCCGCCAAAGGCGCGCGACGGTGTCGAGAGTGCGAGCGCGCGGAGGCCCGAAGGGCTGAGCACGGTCGCACTCTCGACACCGGCTCCAGCGCGCCGGAGGCGTAAAACAAAAGAGGAGGCGCTCAATGCGCTTCAGACATCGAGCAGTTGCCGGGTTCGCGACCCTGCTGCTTCCGCTCGCCGCTCTCGTCGGTCTGGCCGCGCCCGCCGAGGCCGCTTCGACCGCCACCGCCACCTTCGCCAAGTCCAGTGACTGGGGTACCGGCTTCGGCGGTCAGTGGACCGTCAAGAACACCGGTACCAGCGCGATCAGTTCGTGGACGGTCGAGTGGGACTTCCCCTCCGGTACGTCCGTCACCTCGGCCTGGGACGCGGACGTCACCAACTCAGGCAACCACTGGACCGCGAAGAACAAGTCCTACAACGGCACCATCGCCGCGGGCGCCTCCGTCTCCTTCGGCTTCAACGGCGCCGGCAGCGGCTCGCCCTCCAACTGTCTGCTGAACGGCGGCAGTTGTGACGGCGGCACCACCGTCCCCGGTGACGCGGCCCCCTCCGCCCCCGGCACCCCCACCGCCTCCGCGATCACCAACACCTCGGTGAACCTGTCCTGGAGCGCGGCCACCGACGACAAGGGCGTCAAGAACTACGACGTCCTACGCGACGGCACCAAGGTCGCCACGGTGACGACGACGTCGTACACGAACACCGGTCTCACCGCCGGCACCGACTACTCGTACACCGTGCAGGCCCGGGACACCGCGGACCAGACAGGCCCGGTCAGCGGCGCGGTCGCCGTGCACACCACCGGCGGTACGACCACTCCCCCGGCCACCGGCAGCGCGGTCAAGCTCGGGTACCTCACCGAGTGGGGCACGTACCAGCGCAACTACCAGGTCAAGAACCTGGTGACCTCCGGCTCCGCCGCGAAGATCACGCACATCAACTACGCCTTCGGCAACGTGACCAACGGGCAGTGCGCGATCGGTGACGCCTACGCCGACTACCAGAAGACGTTCACCGCCGACCAGTCGGTCAGCGGCGTTGCCGACACCTGGGACCAGCCGATCGCCGGCAACTTCAACCAGCTGCGCGAGCTGAAGGCCAAGTACCCGAACATCAAGATCCTCTGGTCCTTCGGCGGCTGGACCTGGTCCGGCGGCTTCGCGCAGGCCGCGGCCAACCCGACCGCGTTCGCCAACTCCTGCTACAACCTGGTCGAGGACCCGCGCTGGGCCGACGTCTTCGACGGCATCGACATCGACTGGGAGTACCCGAACGCCTGCGGTCTGTCCTGCGACACCAGCGGTGCGGCGGCGTACAAGAACCTGATGCAGGCCCTGCGCGCCAAGTTCGGCTCCAGCAACCTGGTCACCGCCGCCACCACGGCCGACGGCACCTCCGGCGGCAAGATCGACGCCGCCGACTACGCGGGCGCGGCCCAGTACGTCGACTGGTACAACGTGATGACGTACGACTTCTTCGGCGCCTTCAACCCGACCGGCCCCACCGCCCCGCACTCCCCGCTCACCACCTACAGCGGCATCCCGACACCGGGCTTCACCACGGCCGACGCGATCGCCAAGTTCAAGTCGAAGGGCGTCCCCGCGAACAAGCTGCTCATCGGCATCGGCTTCTACGGCAGAGGCTGGACCGGCGTCACCCAGGACGCCCCGGGCGGCACGGCCACGGGCCCGGCACCCGGCACCTACGAACAGGGCATCGAGGACTACAAGGTCCTCAAGACGTCCTGCCCCGCCACCGGCACCATCGCGGGCACGGCGTACGCCCACTGCGGCACCAACTGGTGGTCCTACGACACCCCGAGCACGATCGCCGGAAAGATGAGCTGGGCCAAGACCCAGGGTCTGGGCGGCGCGTTCTTCTGGGACTTCAGCGGCGACACCAGCAACGGTGAGCTGGTGACCGCCATCAACAGCGGTCTCTCATAAGCGAGTTGCCGACAGGAACTACCCGTAGCGACTAAGCGACATTGACGCGCTGACCGGGCGGGGCTGCCTCAAGCCACGCGAGGAAACCGGTCAGCGCGTCTTCGCTCATGGCGAGTTCGAGGCGCGTGCCCCGGTGCAGGCAGGTCAGGATGAGCGCGTCGGAGAGCAGGGCCAGCTCCTCCTCGCCCTCGGGGAGGCGGCGGCCGGCGACCTCGATCGCGGAGCGTTCCAGCGTCCGGCGCGGGCGGTAGGCGTAGGAGAAGACGCGGTACCACTCGATGCGGTCGCCGTTGTAGCGGGCGACGCCGTAGCTCCAGCCCTTGCCGTTGGTGTCGGGTTTCTCCGGGACGTCCCAGCGGAGCGAACAGTCGAAGGTGCCGCCGGAGCGCTGGATGAGTCTGCGGCGCAGGCCGAAGACGAACAGCCCCACCACAACCAGGGCCACCACGATTCCGCACACAGTCAGAGCGAGGACCATCGACACCGACCTCCTCGTCTCCTAGGTAAAACAGGTAACGGAACGGAAAAAACACCCACATTCGCCTCAGCCGCGGCTGGGTCCGGATTCCTCCGGTCCCAGCCGCGGCTGAGTCACGTCATCGCGTCGAACCTGGGTTCAGCGCGTCTCCACCGCACGCAGTCGGACGTCGGCGCGACGCTCGGCGGACTCGTCGCCCTCCGCCTTCGCGCGCTCCAGCTCCCGCTCCACGCGCTGGACGTCGATCTCGTCCGACAGCTCGGCGATCTCGGCGAGCAGCGACAACTTGTTGTCCGCGAACGAGATGAAACCGCCGTGCACCGCGGCGACGACCGTCCCGCCGTCGCTCGTACGGATGGTCACCGGGCCCGACTCCAGCACACCGAGCAGCGGCTGGTGACCGGGCATGACGCCGATGTCGCCGGACGTGGTGCGCGCGACGACCAGGGTGGCCTCGCCGGACCAGACCTGGCGGTCCGCGGCGACGAGCTCGACATGCAGCTCAGCAGCCAAGGTGGGCTCCTCGGGTCACCACCCGGCGGTCGTGCCGGGTGTGGGTTCAATTCTAGTAGGCATGAAAG from Streptomyces sp. NBC_01288 carries:
- a CDS encoding glycoside hydrolase family 18 chitinase, yielding MRFRHRAVAGFATLLLPLAALVGLAAPAEAASTATATFAKSSDWGTGFGGQWTVKNTGTSAISSWTVEWDFPSGTSVTSAWDADVTNSGNHWTAKNKSYNGTIAAGASVSFGFNGAGSGSPSNCLLNGGSCDGGTTVPGDAAPSAPGTPTASAITNTSVNLSWSAATDDKGVKNYDVLRDGTKVATVTTTSYTNTGLTAGTDYSYTVQARDTADQTGPVSGAVAVHTTGGTTTPPATGSAVKLGYLTEWGTYQRNYQVKNLVTSGSAAKITHINYAFGNVTNGQCAIGDAYADYQKTFTADQSVSGVADTWDQPIAGNFNQLRELKAKYPNIKILWSFGGWTWSGGFAQAAANPTAFANSCYNLVEDPRWADVFDGIDIDWEYPNACGLSCDTSGAAAYKNLMQALRAKFGSSNLVTAATTADGTSGGKIDAADYAGAAQYVDWYNVMTYDFFGAFNPTGPTAPHSPLTTYSGIPTPGFTTADAIAKFKSKGVPANKLLIGIGFYGRGWTGVTQDAPGGTATGPAPGTYEQGIEDYKVLKTSCPATGTIAGTAYAHCGTNWWSYDTPSTIAGKMSWAKTQGLGGAFFWDFSGDTSNGELVTAINSGLS
- a CDS encoding DUF2550 domain-containing protein; its protein translation is MVLALTVCGIVVALVVVGLFVFGLRRRLIQRSGGTFDCSLRWDVPEKPDTNGKGWSYGVARYNGDRIEWYRVFSYAYRPRRTLERSAIEVAGRRLPEGEEELALLSDALILTCLHRGTRLELAMSEDALTGFLAWLEAAPPGQRVNVA
- a CDS encoding F0F1 ATP synthase subunit epsilon, yielding MAAELHVELVAADRQVWSGEATLVVARTTSGDIGVMPGHQPLLGVLESGPVTIRTSDGGTVVAAVHGGFISFADNKLSLLAEIAELSDEIDVQRVERELERAKAEGDESAERRADVRLRAVETR